In Festucalex cinctus isolate MCC-2025b chromosome 9, RoL_Fcin_1.0, whole genome shotgun sequence, the DNA window AGCCTCGGAGGAGTTGGAGAGACTTGAGCACAGGCACAAGGGAGCTGTGGCAAAAAGGTGAATTCCACAACTGTCATTCTTATTGGtggatgctattttttttttgtttgtattactTATAATTACGACTGAGCTATTTAGAAAaagtctaataataataataataataataataaactttctTACATACTCAAAAAAAtccaattatgattttatttccCTTAATATTTTCaaggttgtttttattttatagatCGAATGTATTATGCATAAATCTTTGGTATTATAGGATAAGCTTATTCCATGTAAGCATGTGGACAACACTCCCTATAAATCCAAATGTATCATTAAACAGACATTTTGAGCTCTTTATTtcatgataatatattttcaccCTATTAAAagcctgacgtatatgatctgacacatgcattgcactgataatccattagagggcagtatcacccagctgatggcttttccagctacCTTGCACCAATACTTATATtcatagtgggaaatgttctgatatttggaaatactaatgtttgatatgtctgtttattattatattttcgacagttataaatgtgagaatttaaagcattgtggccagatgtatcaaatatgacacaaatcaaaactatgtggaagttgattttcaaaaaaaaaaaaatgttcaaaagcaccaataaatactctatttacaaagaatcagattttttttctcatatattTCAGGGTTCAAGCTTTGTAGGGTTAAGCACTGAACTTATCTAGACACTTTATCAATAAATTATACAATCAATTATTCAGACTATCGCTATTCAGACTATTCACTTCTTGAATTTTCCCATTTAATAAAATGTAGCTACatagaaaaacaattttttgctCACTCATTGCCTATTTTGGTGTCCCGCCTTCAGACgcatgagcagcagcagcagcacggaGCCTCTGACGGCCTCGAGCGGTTCTTTTGGACGGAACTTCGGTTCCACCGGGTGCACGCGTCCAAATTTCTTCAACCAGCTGTCGGGTCAGACGTTCTACAACAACGAATACGGACACTTGTCTGAGGAGGGCTTCTGCGCCAGTGACTTCTTCTCCTCGCCAAGTGCACCCTGCTTTGCCTCCTCCAATGTGTGACCGAAACACGTGTATGACAAGAGAAAGGAATTttaaaaactcaaataaaaaaaatatataaatatatataaacacacggTGAACTTGAACCTGAGCTGGCGATGGACTGTAATTCATGTGCCTGACAAGCACAGCAGCCACTGGGTGGCAGCATTACGactacaaaacaaaaccaatgtATTTTCTGAACACAcgtattgtatatttttttaagcttttgtaTTTCAAAGTGCTTCATTTGTACAACTGTTTCCTTATATGGTAAGATATAAAGAAATGTATCTCCTCACATCTGTTTTCAAATCAATGGTTGCACATGTATCCATTCTATTTTTAGATTCCATATATCATGTGACAGACACGGTGACGTCATCACCAAATGGAGGAAGAAAATATGGCACAACAGTGACATTACCAATAACttcaaaattgtttaaaaaaacaaaaacaaacaaacagtaaagAGGCCAACAGCAACGATGAAGGAGCTGCAGGAATTTGGGGCAAGTACTCGCTGTTTAGTACGTGACAACAATCTGCCATCTTTGTCATTTGTTTGGACTACGAGGTAGGATGGGAGGATTTtcttacaaggaaaaaaaaatcctaatgcAATAAAGTCCGATTAAACCCAACGTTGATCTTTCTGGCCCAAACTCTAAAAAATAATGTGTAacatcctgactaccagcaattcaaatttgtcctctgtagtggacctttttaaacctgaatccCACCCAGTTCATATGATTAAAttaaatgtgtaggggtggggctttgctacttgATTTTACTACactgattgcatcataaaagaaaatggcttccaaagagtacaagcactttttagggaagaggaaaagtaagtgtataacactttttattgaacaaatttaggctttaaatgttgttagcatgttttctataagactcttacgaacacattaaagtattgtttgaattattttaactgtatttgagcctagcatttaaagtttagaaaaatgtcctctgtagtggacacatcatagcttaaataaaaacgtttttttttttttttcttttgcagtattccagttacttcacaaagattgcggaatatcaaaataaacatgattagaTCATCATATTTCTTTTCTTGGTAGTCAGGAGCATGATTtgggaattttattttattttttctcagttGTAACTAGAGTTAGCAAAAGTGATGAACTAGGGGTCTCAGGCGATTAAAGTTTTTAACCGTGATTAATCACATGACCTCAAATTACGACTTAAGATAGAACTTGagtgaattatgaacagttcaaaaTGCCAATCGATTTTCTAAGAATCCGAACCTGAATCCAGTAAACTAAACCGAGTGTTATAATAAAAGCCTAAGGTGCTGGAACAAAGTATAAGCTTGAGGGTGTAGATATTTATGCAACCAGGTTGTTCTAAGCTTTTTGtcagtttgtttttcaattgagttgaacatattgggatttttttttcataaaaacctTAACAGGTCTGTGTAGACTTTTATCCACTGCAAATTCTTCAGCCTTTGATCAATATTTCACAATGTCATGGGGAATGTAATTTAGAACAAAATGAGGAAAAAGTCAATACTTTCTGGATGTACCGTATTTTGATTCATCTTAAATAAGCTTTTGTTGCTGATTGACAAGCCGAGCGATGATTCACGTAACACAAGCGGGCGCCAATATGCGCCAAAGATGTCATTTAGTGGAGGCGGTGGCGGCGCATTGAAAATGTTAGTGACGGAGGCCACCTGAGGCTGAGCGACGTTACGGTGAATAAAAAGCGGTTGAGTCACACCGAGAGGCTCTTATCGGCGCCACACGTACGCACGGCGACGGCTTATCAAGCTCTTACAAGCTGACATCACGCATGACGACCTGGAATCGTAAATGAGGTGGCGGGGAGCAAGGTCCACACCTTGCGCACGCCAAATGAGATGCAAAGGTTCAGGTCGcctgtttgtcactttttttgacCTGAATTGGACGTCCCTGAAAAACACcgacataaaaaaaacccaaaaaacgtcAGCTGCTGAGCTTTTATTAAGAAATGAAACGTCTTGTCTGCGTTGCACACTACAAAAGTACCATATTGTGAATTGGACCTGGAATTTACTTCTcttaaagtaaataaaagtttaaaaaaaaatgtcagaatgaaataaattatttaatctCAGTCGATGACTGACAGTAACTTCATTGGCACCTTGATCAAACAAGAATTGAATACAAATGGGAAATGGGTGACCTCAGCCTTTTTGTAACTAGTTTTCTGTTAACAGAAAGAAACCAGCAGGACAATACTtggtttgctttaaaaaaaataaataaaataaaatttaaaaaaaaaactatgaacAACCATTATGGCTacactgaaatgaaaaaaatcaacagCGGTCATATTTGGAACAGCTGAGTGTCCAAATTCTCACGTGACCTGATAAAGTCAAAGCCCAGCAGCTTCTGTGTCAATGTGGAGACTTTCCATATCCtcatggaaggaaaaaaaaaaaaaagttaaaaatactTCTGGTTGCAACATCAACAGgggccatttttgttttttttcccccttggaacaaaaacacataaaaccAAAACATTCACTACTTCATTGGACAAACAAACTAAAGTTAAACTTTTAACCAGAAATTTCTTAACAAGTCCTCATCATAACTCATTACTTTACTGTGACTTTTTCATAAAATCTAGttttccattttttgtaataatatatattttttaatgtccaagtACTTTAATCATGGGAATATAAATTGTTGATGTTTAACAATCATAATAGAAGACTTGACAGTCCTATAATATTTTTAGTGAtattgtactgttttttttttcacttcagtgTGGCCCCACTACGCTTTaaacaaacttaaaaataaaataaaataaaatacagcttAATAACATTATAGACAACACCAAAATTAAGTTgaaacgaaaaacaaaacaaaaaagaacgcTGAATGGCAATCATGGCCTCGTAAAATGCTCCAAGAGGAACAAGCTAATGACATGAGTATGTGCATATCTGTGGgggataaattattattattattattattattaaatgtttcaAACTTATTCCCCATTATTAGCTGAAAAAGTTAACTACTTGTAGTCACAGattttgtgctcaggccaaaTCTGTATCTTGtgaaaaagtagtgctttggtgccGAGGAACTATGATAAAGGGGAAGAGCTTCATTAGTCAGCCCATGACCTTGTCTAATAGGAAAGTCATCATCACGATTTTCCGAACATTTTTTGGAAGCCACTAAACATGAGGATGATTGTGTAAACTCAAAGCACACGCCACATTTTACAGTGACTGCATGTTTCGCCATACTGTTTACCAATTTACCATtaagtttggagaaaaaaaaaaaaaacacctttcaaAAGACAGACTGAAAGTTTCTGTAGCTCCCTTGGCTGACCCCCGACACGCTGTAAAAAGTTGGCCGCAGGAAGCGGACACGCGATAGTCAGCATCCACACGTCACCGGAACGCACTGAGCCCGAGGGCAGCGTCGCTAACCGACATGAGATGAGCGCCAGGAGCCTGAAAATTAAATCCTGTGCTTTGAGCCCCTCGACTGGTTACCAGGATACATTCCCAAGGAAGCAGGATTGGATTTAGCTAACAGGCTACTTTTGCACTTATAAATAATAACAtaaggggtgggggggaggaAAACGGTCGCTTTTAGGTTTTAGTCCTAGGACATTTTTCCAATCTGGATCTTCTTCCAGGCCTCTGATGCAGTGAATATGCACGAATCAATTATGCCCGCCACTGTAAACGTCCCTCCGACGATGGCACAGATctgcataatatataaaaatatatattaaaaataaataaaataaatatattaaataaagaaataaagttaaaaaaaagtaaaataatgaaaaagaaaataaattaaaaaataaataaaaatgtaaaaaatataaagaagaaaaaatataaataaataaaaacattaatcaGGTCCAAATCGACATCACAGTGTAGCAGAGTGCAATTTTCAGAAACTGatgtagattaaaaaaataaataaaatctttgaTAGTACGCCTAATACGCTTTAGAATACGCTTCAtttgcaatcacaatattaaGGGGGGAAAAATAGATTATTGTTCAAAGGATTTCATCCCTAACACAAAGTGACACACAATCTGGCTTCTAACTGGCTAACAATGCGTGTTGAGCGATGTAAGAGTAACCTGGAATGCAAGCAAAGAGTCTCATTACTTGACTCACAATCTGAACGAATGACTCACGAGTGCACTGAGAGCACATGTCATCGCCTGCTTTTAAATTCCCTGAAATCACccacaaactcaaaacaacacaaagggCCAATTAGGGTGGAACTCATCATCTAAAAAGGGCCAATTTGGCCTTGACCGCGCGCTGTCAGTCAGCAGGAAAAAATGCGGGTGATGCAATGAAAATAAAGCGGACGGCCAAAACTTTTGGAAGCACAACGTTTGAGGATGCGAGACTCGCCGCATATAACTGGACGGCAATGAGAGGTCACGGCTGATCAAGTTTCGATTTGGATTCACATTTGATGTACATGATAAATAAACCACATGTAAATATTTGAATCACTGAAGAGGAAAGAATGTTCCGCTCAATATTACCATTTACGGACAGCAAAATGTAAATCAAGTGACGTTTGGATGACTTTCCACTGTAAGTTTCACTCACACTTGTGATGAAGCGGTAAAGGGGCTGCCTCCTCTCGGTGTACTTGACTGTGATTGGACTCAGGTCGTATCGGAACCAGATGGCCGGTATGATCCTGCCCGTGTGGCTGTACGCGACGTATTCCTGCAAAAAGAGCACATGCTACATATTAGCGCTAATCAGCTGTGTCATACACGATCTGTGTACTGCCCAGGCTGGGGAACTTCATCCTTATCTGGTGGTCTTTCTGACTCATAACGGTACCAAGTCACTTGTGATTCATTCAGAATCAGAACCAATCTGAAGTCAAATCAGATGCAGGAAGTGTGTTTTGGTTATATCAAGTGAGAAGAAGGAACAGCTGTGgtacaattttgacacatttcgcGCACTCTGCTTGATCAGTGACAGTGATAAGCGCCTAAAGTTCGATTCTTAAAAGTATGAAGTCACATAAATCGAGCAGGGGGGAGGGGCTACAGCACCTTGTTGGCCACCGTGTACTGGTAGGAGAACCTCTGCTTGCCCGACAGATCTTCATAAACTGTTGGAACAATTTTCAGGATGTAGTCATGTGAGGCTAGAGCTGCAAtaacagaggaagaaaaaaaaaatcacatttgtggaatatgaattaagcagctaagtacccgtttttatccatctcaggaggcggccattttgtcagtcGACTGACGATGatgtcacagttactcaggtctcaggtaatgaccaatcacagctcagcttcgtaaaacaggtgagccatgactgCTCGTTActtgagccttgagcaactgtggtcatcttcagttgacaacaactgacaaaatggccgccccctgagatggataaaaatggctagaTTTTGTGCGTCTTGATTCATATTCcaaatgcccatatctcggaaactacttgatggatcttaatgaaactaaatacactttatgttgaaggtcacacattttattgtttaaatttccaaagaaatgtacaaatattttttggttctatgacagattttcataaatgttcaatatgAGCGGCGCCTGTGACTCTGCACACGTCGAGTTGGTATTCGAGCTCGTGCCAAAAAAGGCCCTTCTCTTGAAATTTTTGGTGCCAAGTCGTAATTTGTTTTGTAGTTGGTGCCTTTGCAAAATTTGTGAAGAAGGCACGCTGCATTGTCTTTGGTGACTGAGTACGAGCATACTCTAAcacgcaaaatgccttttcttttgaagtgaacgGTATTTCTTAACCTCAAAAGATAGAAATCCCAAAccttacacacaaaaacttgaaacgtttctacacaagctgtgaaaatttgaggtcattccaacgaaaattggcctacgaaatggggtcaaccattttggaacacgcTGTATTTggacaaagcaaaaaataattgtaaatatatacagtagaaACGCTGTCACTGTTCAAAAACTGAACATGTGCTATTTCCCTTCGTCCTGATGTCATCTATGATAAAATTTACATCAGATTTGCATTCAATCTGCCCGCGTTCCATCTCGCTGAATCACAGCGCGTCGTCACACGCGAAGAAGTGAGGTGCCGTGAGCAATCACGTACGATTAGATGCCAGCTTGTCCGCTCCTCCTAACGCATTGAAGGCGCCTTGTACTTTTTGCACCTGTGGGACAAACAAAGAGCCcggatgagtttttttttttttttcctggttaaAGTTTTGcgttgtttatgtgtgtgtcaTCAACCTGAAGCTTCTCTCCAAATGCCAGCTTGTGGATGGTGTGAGTCATGTCAGGATTTTGGGGCTGGGCTGTGGCACTGTGTGTGGACATGTGGAAGTTTCCTGGCACCTGATCACACATGAACAAACACTGTATGCAAATAGTGGCAACGGAGTTATAAGTGTGTCAACTCAACTAAACCACAACACATTAACACTTGAGCGCAATAAAAGTCAGTTCACCTGTCTGTCATAAACACTTTTGACTGACAATGTCAGAGAGACAATACTGGATTAATGCGGTTTTATTTTAGCTTTGGTTTTATAGTACTAagagttgttttttgtattattttgtcgATCTCAAAGGGGTAACCAAAAAACATGATTAGAAACACTTCACAGTATGTTATAGTAGTGTTGTACACAATCACAAACTAGGGCTCAGCCAATACGGATTTTTGGAAGCTGTTCATGATACTTGGCAGAATAAAACTCAGATTATTGATTAATCAGtccattatcaaaaaaaaaaaatgtaatgaattgaaAGTAAAAATTTTTTTGTCCCTGAACCCTAAGAACAATGAACATATTAATTACGGGAAGAACGTTTGACtgttttataatattttgtcctttttgttcagtgccattgacgttaaaaaataattttaactgggctggcagtgaatgagttaataacagaaataataacatttttgttcagtgccattgacgtaacaattttaactgggctggcagtgaatgagttaataacagaaataataacaaattggccaattttttttttcttttttgtgtgtctgggGGTGAAAATTTGAATATCATTATCTTGGTCTGATATTGGACTGTGTAAATagtgtgattaaaaaataaattggccattattttttcctttttttgtggggtaaaaatatgaatatcatTATCACGGTCTTATGCTGGAATGTGTTaatgtgaatgaaaaaaataaaataaataagagtacatttttgccaattgtatttaatctttaattcaattaattttcatttaatttttcagAGCTGGTACCAGCCAGGCCCTACCAcatacaaacaaatatttttcaacaactaaaactttttttttttttcccggaaatGTATTAACTTCATCtccaattttttgggggatttgtatCTTTGAAAATTGATGCTAATTGCACTGCTGCGCAAGTGAACTTACACTGCAGCAGATGTTAACAAATAACCTAGTAAATGGGGAAACTAGATGTTCCTAACCAACCGTGAAACATCACTGAAACATTTCCTATCATTCCACATACGAACGTGTTAAATGCCCGACTACTGGGTTAATGATTGTAACTCCTTTGGAGAGACTGACGCACGAGACGTGTGGAATACACGCCGCGCTTGGCAGGACACCGGaactgtgtgcatgcgtgtgtggcgAGACGTTACTTTGTTGATAGCGAATTCGCCTTCGAAGCGGCAACCGGCTCCGTGGTTGAGGGGAACCTTCATGGAGTTGTCGATGTGGCCCACCTCATGGCGGCCCATCTCGTCTTGGATGTCCAAGCCCACCACTGGAAAAAGACACGCAATAGTGGCGCAGCGTCAAGAGTGCAGCGACATCTTTCgagttactttttttgttttgacagttaaaactaattaaatttaCAACAACATGTGAATCAACGTACATgagggatttttttgtttttttgtttttttgtaaaggaAAACATGCAGTGATTGAAGTGTAGCATGAATGTAGTAACTTTTGCAGAATATTATTCTATGGTAAAGTTAAACCTCTATTTCATCCAATatataccatatatatatattttttttttttttattttttttactgaagaCAAATATGAAGGCATCATGACCTATAGACCGGCAGCACGCTAATATTGTGACATAACAAATTTAATACCAATTACAGCTAAGTCCAAAATGAtgctacttttaaaaaaaaacaaaaaaaaacaacaaccaccaaaaaaaagacaccataAGAACGACACCTAGTGACACTGCCAAAAAACAGCCCAAagacaaaaactgtcaaaaatgaaaggcacaaaaaacatttagcaAAATGGCAACAAGACAAAAGGCATTGAAACTATAGTGCAATAATCAAATCACAATAAGCAGCAGATAGATTACTATGAGAGGTCtcaggttcaactcccggacgagcccacAAATATGTTCCCGCCTTTTTGGCTCATTAAGCGAAtgcgtgtttaactcattcaaaaccaaaaacgtgtaaatacgtttttttaataccttgtctttcactcccaaaaatgcaaaagcatgtagaaggctttgatgcagcttctgacatgaagaggtggcttaaagcaatggcagttattacaaaaaattaaaaaattaaaaacagccagcaggtggcagcagagtataagagatcagaaaaggccatgttgcaaccagCGCTTTTTGACAAGTGTTTGAATGGAGAAATGtgaatattctaatgttaattattgcaaaacggaaacagttaaaaatatactttctattcctaatgaaagaagatatTCTAATCTTCCTTTTgctaggtttcatgtttttacagcaataggcacaatattctgtggtccttgcaaaattagtcaaaatccagcaaagccGTGAGCGAAgttaaaatggctgcgagtgaatgagttaataaagtaaAGCaacgtccatccgtccatttctTCATGTGGCCCTCAAAGAAAAAGGTTTGGCCACCTTTAAGTTGACCCATATGGCTAACGTTGAGAAAATATTACACCCAGCCTCGTCGACTCGCCCCCATGCTAgcctctgtttttgtttttccatcgtCACTAGCCACTACTTGTGTACCCCCCCTAGGCTGGCGTGTGTTGGCCCACTCGCAGTGGCGTGGCCTATTTTCAGCGCCCGGCTACGTTTCGACCGCGAGTGTTTGGTGGGATGTCCGCTAAAGACCCCCACATGCCATCTGTCTGACCTTTAACGTGAAATGCATGTTGGACGCCCGTTTGCTGCGCTTTCTTTTTAACGGCGATCTCAAAATACAGCAGCGATATGCAGCAGTGTTTCTCCTTTTTAAGAGATTAAAAGGGAATCTGGACTGGGGAggggatgacgatgatgatgatgttattACAGTCGAGTCTGCTTTTCCAAAGTGTCATGCAAGTAAGTAAGATTCGGTAACATGTTATAAAGGTCAGTGGAGGAAGATGATGTCGAAAAGTGAAGGAGCTTTCCGTGATGACGTGACTCGCCTTTAGTGCATCGGTAATGGATGTCGACCTTTTAAGACGGTTGGCACACTACCATACACATGAAATCTAGTAaaactataaatatataaaagagtcaataaaatagtaaaatacaataggtaaaataaaatatatatataaatacattaataaaaaaaaaataaaaaaaaataaaaacataaaaagaccCTGAGGACCACACGATTCACGCTGAACTAAATTAAAAGTCATGGAATAAAAGTGGGTCTTAAGATGAAACTTAAATCGTTTgctccaaaaacgtataaatacgttatattttaaatgttttaagtttttaagtgttacaaagacgtatttataagttttttgacctatttatgctagagcataaagaaggaggctttgatgcagcctctgaactgcaaagaacggttgaagaaatggtagttattacaaaaacggccagcaggtggcaacagagtataagagcaaATACAATTCGAATTTGatttgcaaaatggaaaaagctataattatacttttttttttcttgatgaaaaaatagactttaatctttcttttggtaggttccccgttttcatagcaatagaacacaatattctgtgggacttgcaaagtAAGTCaagatccagtaaaacagctgtgagtgaaggggattgcttctatgGAAATGTCTGGGCCCTATCCCCCCTAGTTTTAAGACACCAAGACATATATAAAGCAGATATAATAAATGGTAGTGTTTACCTTACGTGGTAAtcactagcatgctaatgttaatcgTGATTGCTATTCATTGAGCAtaagctaattttgttggtgtttaataatgcatatgtaCATAAGATCATGAATTATGAGTACTTGGATCCATTGCATTCCTGCATACTAAAAACCTCTTTCATAGCAATCTGGACCCcatttttctcactcactctcaACTCTATAGTCATCATTTTTTGAGGCTGTGGGCTTCAGTCTTCTATTTTGCTTTTTTGATTTGTGGCAGGTGGCATAGTTTGTCAGTGCAGTCATGAGGAGAGAAAATAAACAGAGACTGCTCTCCGTCCTGACACTTTTGATGCCAAAGGGGGATGTTGACCGCGTGGCAGCGACACATCAAACGGGGGCGGACGACGACATTTGTGGGAGCATGCCAAAACGCAGGCCCTCAAAGAAATGGCTTGGCAAAGATAAGAAGGCCAAAGAggccatggaaacagacagcaTGCAAAAGTGGAAGGTATATaaaatggtgtgtgtgtgtgtatatattgtgTTTATACTCACAATCACAGTGTAAGTTTGGCAAACTGATGTTTAAACTCACTTCAATCTTCCCACCACTGTCTTTATCTGGATCATCCACATACAGTTCATTAACACTAGGAAGAAAAGAAGACATATAGTTGTAATGTTGGTTTTTAAATCATAAATGCTTGAGTAAACCAAAATTATTTCTCCTGATACACTGTAATTTATATTAATTGCAGGTATTTACTATGAATCCCATAGTGTCCGGTCTGCTTCAAATGAATTGCCAATTCCCTAATGGAAGTAGAAAATTGTTTGGATTTAACTGAGAATATATAGCAGAAGCTACGTGACTCTCGTTCAGAGCTGGAAGCCTCGTGCGTCAGCAGGCACGCTCTTACTTGTTCTCTTCCTGTaagttttgtttgggttttgtcaCATTTTGCTATTATTAGCACCCAAATTCTTTTTATGTGTATGACTTCAGAATGTTCCAAAAGTAGATCTGCGGCACAACTCTGTGCCTTTGTCGTCTTTTTCCGTAAGAGagttttatagtttttgtttcatatGGACTGAGGTTCactattttaatattgtcaCTGTTAAAATGTTGCTTTCAAACATTTCCTGTATGACCTGTTTTTGTAAATGATTTTTCCTATTTTCATTCTATataaattattgtattttacGCACCGTGTATTTGGGTGCTCTATCAATGAAAGggttattttaaaacattttcatccaaaaagTGCACCAGGTTATAAGGTGCATTATCTTTGTGAAGTATTGTATGTTAAATAGTTTACTGTAATTGTACTGTATgttaatttgattgatttagCACATTTGTCTCACGTTTGTTCGCCGCACAACAACATGGGGTTGCTTTGAGGGGAGTGGAGGGGatcagacaaagaaaaaagtttgaacGTTGCTTGTCAATCtagtgattattattttggctaatgctaaatgctatcttcgTTGACAGCTCAACAACTGTAAACAATGTAATGCACTCACCATGAtctaacctttttttgtttggtccCGGAAAATATTGAAAGCTGTCTGTGTCGTTTACATTATGTTACGTTTCCCATGAGTCTTATGCtccattcgaggatggtcggaagtcggatata includes these proteins:
- the ergic1 gene encoding endoplasmic reticulum-Golgi intermediate compartment protein 1, producing the protein MPFDVRRFDIYRKVPKDLTQPTYTGAFISILCCAVILFLFLSELTGFIATEIVNELYVDDPDKDSGGKIEVSLNISLPNLHCDLVGLDIQDEMGRHEVGHIDNSMKVPLNHGAGCRFEGEFAINKVPGNFHMSTHSATAQPQNPDMTHTIHKLAFGEKLQVQKVQGAFNALGGADKLASNPLASHDYILKIVPTVYEDLSGKQRFSYQYTVANKEYVAYSHTGRIIPAIWFRYDLSPITVKYTERRQPLYRFITSICAIVGGTFTVAGIIDSCIFTASEAWKKIQIGKMS